ATTAACCAAAATCAAGCGAAAACACAACCCCGGCGTCACGCAAAAAAGAAAGGCCGCTTGATTACGCGGCCTTTCCTTATCAGCTTTTTTTTCGTATTCCAACCTGGAATACCCGTTTTAAATCGATCAACCCCCTGACGGACGGCATGGCGGCGGTTTAAATCCGCCAGACCCGGTGGCAATGCCTTGAGCCCTCACGCAACCGGCGGACATGAGTTTCTCCACATTCGCCCCGTTACACTGCGGACAATGCGGCATTGCCGCGTCCCCTGAAAATACCAGGCTCTCAAAGCAATGGCCGCACTCTTTGCATTGATATTCATATATCGGCATAAAAAACCTCCTCAAAACAATCTGGCTTATTTAAGCACTGCCTATCATGATGTCAAGTTTTTAAAATCAAAGCCTTGCCGGCTTCAAAGGGCAGCCTTGTGCTCGCCATTGGAAAATTGCATGCGGTGAAGTTTGCAATATTCCCCGGCTTGGGCCATTAATTCATCGTGGGTACCCTGCTCGATTACCCGGCCGTTGACGAGCACGATGATCCGGTTGGCATGGGCGATGGTGGAAAGCCGATGGGCAATGACAAAGGTGGTTCGCCCCTGCATCAGGTTTTCCAATGCCTTTTGCACCCACATTTCAGATTCCGTATCCAGACTGCTGGTCGCCTCGTCCAGAATCAGAATCGGCGCGTTTTTCAGCAACGCCCTGGCAATGCAGATGCGTTGCTTTTCGCCGCCGGACAACCGCCCCCCCAGCTCGCCAATGGTCGTATCGAAGCCTTTGGGAAACTGTTGAATAAAATCGAAGGCATAGGCCGCGCGAGCCGCGGCCTCTATGTCATCATAAGAGGCGTTCGGATTTCCATAGGCGATATTGTTGCGAACCGTATCATTGAAAAGGATCGGCTCCTGGGTCACAACGGCGATCTGTTCCCGCAGGGATTTCAGGGACGCGTTTCGA
This DNA window, taken from Desulfobacterales bacterium, encodes the following:
- a CDS encoding zinc ribbon domain-containing protein → MPIYEYQCKECGHCFESLVFSGDAAMPHCPQCNGANVEKLMSAGCVRAQGIATGSGGFKPPPCRPSGG